A stretch of Paenibacillus peoriae DNA encodes these proteins:
- a CDS encoding glycosyltransferase family 4 protein, which produces MMRVAYIDHTARWSGGEVALYNILTNIGEHIDPLVILAEEGDLADRLRQRDIDVRIVPLDDSIRNRGRNAVNLGAPAAAFRLLAYGRKLAPLLREEKVVCVHTNSLKSALYGTVAAKSAKLPLIWHIRDHIGPPYLKPIVAKGIRLMSRFLPNGVIANSKSTLSALELPPDKKTLVVYSAFAKAITARDTAAHSRGDDSFNVVLVGRLAEWKGQHILLEAARSFLPDQRVKFWLAGDALFGEEEYKQRLESTMREYGLANVNLLGHVDDIQGLMQRCDLLIHTSITPEPFGQVIIEGMAAGLPVIASNEGGPKETVVPHETGLLIEPGDPAKLEEAIRWMLEHPQERQQMGERGMERVKKHFVIENTVKDIVHYYKGLLAGV; this is translated from the coding sequence ATGATGAGAGTAGCTTATATTGACCATACGGCAAGATGGAGCGGCGGCGAAGTCGCTTTGTATAACATACTGACGAATATCGGGGAACATATCGACCCGCTCGTTATTTTGGCAGAGGAGGGCGATTTGGCAGATCGGCTTCGGCAGCGTGATATTGATGTGCGCATCGTTCCATTGGACGATTCGATTCGCAATCGGGGACGGAACGCCGTGAATCTAGGTGCGCCTGCAGCAGCTTTTCGTTTGCTGGCATACGGTAGAAAACTTGCGCCCTTGCTGCGTGAGGAAAAGGTCGTGTGCGTTCACACGAACTCGCTCAAGTCTGCACTGTATGGTACAGTAGCTGCCAAATCGGCGAAGCTGCCCTTGATCTGGCATATCCGTGATCACATCGGTCCGCCGTATCTGAAGCCGATTGTAGCCAAAGGGATTCGGCTGATGTCCCGCTTTTTGCCCAACGGAGTGATTGCCAATTCCAAGTCCACGCTGAGTGCATTGGAGTTACCCCCGGACAAAAAGACGCTCGTCGTTTATTCCGCTTTTGCCAAAGCAATTACAGCACGTGACACGGCTGCGCATTCACGTGGTGATGACTCGTTTAACGTCGTATTGGTCGGCAGATTGGCGGAATGGAAGGGACAACATATTTTACTGGAAGCGGCACGTTCCTTTTTACCAGATCAGCGCGTGAAATTCTGGCTGGCTGGAGATGCATTGTTCGGAGAAGAGGAATACAAGCAACGATTAGAGTCCACGATGCGCGAATACGGGTTGGCTAATGTCAATCTGCTGGGGCACGTCGATGACATTCAAGGCCTGATGCAGCGTTGTGATTTACTGATTCATACCTCTATTACACCAGAACCATTCGGTCAGGTCATTATTGAAGGCATGGCTGCTGGTCTCCCAGTGATTGCTTCCAATGAGGGTGGACCCAAGGAAACGGTGGTACCCCATGAAACCGGGCTACTTATTGAACCGGGTGACCCGGCTAAGCTGGAAGAAGCCATCCGCTGGATGTTGGAGCATCCACAGGAACGTCAGCAGATGGGTGAGAGAGGGATGGAACGGGTCAAGAAGCATTTTGTCATCGAGAACACAGTTAAGGATATAGTTCATTACTATAAGGGTTTGTTGGCAGGAGTCTGA